Proteins encoded in a region of the Williamwhitmania sp. genome:
- a CDS encoding VOC family protein has product MALHLHHIGVKVDNIQQTSRLLCSTGGFEAEPTAYYPEVGMQIGFINLSNTLVELLQPMDQNCPIANVENGLHHLAFEVDNLEAFHIDISQTPSFCTVQPIKEGRHGRIFFFQMKAMPGLWYECMEKTKTDDGTGSHSYR; this is encoded by the coding sequence ATGGCGCTGCATTTACACCACATTGGGGTAAAGGTAGACAACATCCAACAAACTTCCCGGCTGCTATGCAGCACGGGAGGTTTTGAGGCTGAACCAACTGCCTACTATCCAGAGGTAGGGATGCAAATTGGCTTCATTAATTTGAGCAACACGTTGGTGGAGTTGCTACAGCCAATGGACCAGAACTGCCCTATCGCAAATGTAGAAAATGGACTTCATCACCTTGCTTTTGAGGTAGATAACCTCGAAGCCTTTCACATAGATATTAGCCAGACACCATCATTTTGTACGGTTCAACCAATCAAGGAAGGCCGACATGGACGAATATTCTTTTTCCAGATGAAGGCTATGCCTGGCCTGTGGTACGAATGCATGGAAAAAACCAAGACAGATGATGGAACAGGTAGCCATAGTTACCGGTAG
- a CDS encoding 3-oxoacyl-[acyl-carrier-protein] synthase III C-terminal domain-containing protein: MKSNSGIISMGGYYPGKTFPKKSLKGFTAYLKENTLLPADYIQQMEATGKHPGKSESNEEGWVNQPWYEAWLQTLPEKKRKDPFQGGKYRCRVPMDPQSVRESTFPHPMLASDAETIAGAMAIFSSGLAKEDIDLVLVSSLVPDRHVPLNASLVQHKLMLPNAGAYNMDTCCSSFITMTETAMALVNSGVKKNVLIVASSLDSIINDKSTYYSVCTGDAAVAGIVSKVEAGHGYISSASISNGARHEAIVFKSRQPLLFKGTSQGPSHEQECVTFLNAELTRQIGATAQEDMLQVVTAALEKQNLFGKDIDFAAFHQPVKWAPNAWREAIGLPETKFVETYELYGNIACASSPTNLLVALERNLIKAGDNVLMASSGVGENHIALMQKVSVKLIENIKRYNEGISYTKSEKKHFQTA; this comes from the coding sequence ATGAAATCAAACTCTGGAATTATCAGCATGGGTGGATACTACCCTGGAAAGACCTTTCCTAAAAAGTCCCTTAAGGGTTTTACCGCCTACTTAAAGGAAAATACCCTCCTCCCAGCAGACTACATCCAACAGATGGAGGCTACTGGAAAACACCCCGGGAAGTCCGAATCCAACGAGGAGGGCTGGGTTAACCAACCCTGGTATGAAGCTTGGCTTCAAACCTTGCCCGAGAAAAAACGCAAAGATCCATTTCAGGGTGGCAAGTACCGTTGCCGTGTTCCCATGGATCCCCAATCTGTTCGCGAGTCCACATTTCCCCATCCAATGCTCGCCTCCGATGCCGAAACTATAGCTGGTGCTATGGCCATCTTCAGCTCGGGCTTAGCAAAGGAGGATATCGACCTAGTGCTTGTATCATCACTCGTACCCGACCGACATGTTCCACTCAACGCCTCCCTCGTTCAGCATAAGCTAATGCTGCCCAATGCCGGAGCCTACAACATGGACACCTGCTGCTCCTCCTTCATCACCATGACGGAAACAGCCATGGCACTGGTTAACTCTGGTGTTAAAAAGAACGTGCTAATTGTGGCCAGCTCGCTCGATTCCATTATCAACGACAAGTCAACCTACTACTCTGTATGCACAGGCGATGCTGCCGTGGCAGGGATAGTATCAAAGGTTGAAGCTGGTCATGGATACATTAGCTCCGCCTCCATCAGCAACGGTGCTAGGCATGAAGCCATCGTATTTAAGAGCAGGCAGCCGCTCCTCTTCAAAGGAACCAGTCAGGGTCCTAGCCATGAGCAGGAATGCGTAACCTTCCTCAATGCGGAGTTGACCCGCCAAATTGGAGCCACTGCCCAGGAAGATATGCTCCAGGTTGTTACTGCTGCTTTGGAGAAACAGAACCTATTTGGCAAAGATATAGACTTTGCGGCCTTTCACCAACCTGTAAAATGGGCACCAAATGCTTGGCGCGAAGCCATTGGTCTGCCGGAGACTAAGTTCGTTGAAACCTATGAGCTTTACGGGAATATTGCCTGCGCATCGTCGCCAACAAACCTGCTAGTTGCCCTAGAGCGTAATCTAATCAAAGCTGGCGATAACGTGCTTATGGCCTCCTCTGGCGTTGGAGAAAATCATATCGCCCTTATGCAAAAGGTTTCTGTAAAGTTGATAGAGAATATCAAACGATACAACGAGGGCATCAGCTACACAAAGTCAGAAAAGAAGCATTTCCAAACTGCTTAA
- a CDS encoding methyl-accepting chemotaxis protein yields the protein MKKKSIVRRFAWTIGSLTSVLILVLIGFTAFTNLNIMGNDVKQYVMEVNKLQSSQIALEFDKTEQQVKMLAEVFQVRNENREFVMQVLQNSFSQNSNLYSLSTFWEPNSFDGRDIKWRSRAGSNSSGQFMPSYSQKGLGLYEGVDVQDNQNFLRKVMESNIIMVSDPHMRNGILCTSIAAPIVRNGKNVGVVSADLNLQEIQQIMEGADVFRGIGEISVVANNGVVVANSKRSTMVGKSVKEMVPDFELHMNYLKSGKQIMWDDGRYGYIVSPLKIGNPSEPWQIFITGPVLAIMQDALHQLKIQVTIGLLVVLVLIIIVIIVVKRTFKPLIELTSASTFIAKGDLSKRISIKSKDEIGQLANTFNEMAERLGEVIGVISENTMTINSASQELTSIAQQLSQGASEQASSTEEISSSMEEMTSNIQQNTDNAHNTEKMAKKVEEGMNKVSIAASQSMASVKEISESIAVITEIAFQTNILALNAAVEAARAGETGRGFAVVAAEVRKLAERSRTVANQVAALAKRSLEDTKNAGEMLAAILPDIKNTSSLVQEIAASSYEQNTGAEQINSSIQQLNQVTQQNAAVAETVSANAEELASKVSQLEEAIAYFKLNE from the coding sequence ATGAAGAAAAAATCAATTGTCAGGAGGTTTGCCTGGACCATTGGCAGCCTCACGAGTGTTCTAATTTTAGTTCTTATTGGATTCACGGCCTTCACCAACCTAAACATCATGGGTAATGACGTGAAACAATATGTAATGGAGGTAAACAAGCTCCAAAGTAGCCAAATAGCTTTGGAATTTGACAAAACTGAGCAACAGGTTAAAATGCTTGCCGAAGTTTTTCAGGTGCGAAATGAAAACCGGGAATTTGTTATGCAAGTCCTACAAAATTCATTTAGCCAGAATAGCAACCTCTACAGCCTTAGCACTTTCTGGGAACCCAACAGTTTCGACGGCAGGGATATTAAATGGAGAAGTAGAGCCGGTAGCAATTCCAGCGGCCAGTTTATGCCATCTTATTCGCAGAAAGGGTTAGGCCTATACGAGGGTGTTGACGTTCAGGACAACCAGAATTTCTTACGCAAGGTAATGGAATCAAATATTATAATGGTTTCCGATCCTCATATGAGAAATGGAATTCTTTGCACGAGCATTGCCGCCCCCATTGTTCGAAATGGCAAAAACGTGGGCGTGGTTAGTGCCGATTTAAACCTGCAGGAGATTCAGCAAATAATGGAGGGGGCAGACGTTTTTAGAGGCATTGGCGAAATTTCTGTTGTGGCCAACAACGGCGTTGTTGTGGCCAACTCAAAGCGATCGACCATGGTGGGCAAAAGCGTAAAGGAGATGGTTCCTGACTTTGAGCTGCACATGAACTACCTCAAAAGCGGTAAGCAAATTATGTGGGACGATGGACGCTATGGCTACATTGTCTCCCCACTCAAGATTGGAAACCCCAGCGAACCCTGGCAAATCTTTATCACCGGTCCAGTGCTTGCCATAATGCAGGATGCCCTGCATCAGCTTAAAATTCAGGTAACCATTGGATTGCTGGTTGTGCTTGTGCTTATCATCATAGTAATTATTGTGGTTAAGCGTACCTTTAAGCCACTAATCGAGCTTACCAGTGCAAGTACCTTTATTGCCAAAGGTGACCTCTCAAAGCGCATTTCCATTAAGTCGAAGGACGAAATAGGACAGCTGGCCAACACGTTCAACGAGATGGCAGAACGGTTAGGCGAGGTGATTGGCGTTATTTCAGAGAATACGATGACCATAAATAGTGCCAGCCAAGAGCTAACCTCCATTGCCCAGCAACTTTCGCAGGGTGCATCGGAGCAGGCATCGAGCACCGAAGAAATTTCCAGCTCCATGGAGGAGATGACCTCCAATATTCAGCAGAATACCGACAACGCCCACAATACCGAAAAGATGGCCAAAAAGGTGGAAGAGGGTATGAATAAGGTTTCGATTGCAGCATCGCAGAGCATGGCTTCTGTTAAAGAAATCTCAGAAAGCATTGCTGTCATTACAGAAATTGCCTTCCAAACTAACATTTTGGCACTAAATGCCGCCGTAGAAGCGGCTCGTGCTGGCGAAACTGGACGTGGCTTTGCGGTGGTAGCTGCGGAAGTACGTAAACTTGCTGAGCGTAGCCGTACTGTAGCAAACCAAGTGGCAGCGCTAGCTAAGAGAAGTCTGGAGGATACGAAAAACGCGGGAGAAATGCTCGCCGCTATTCTGCCAGATATAAAGAACACATCAAGCCTTGTGCAAGAAATTGCCGCCTCAAGCTATGAGCAAAATACCGGGGCTGAGCAGATAAATAGCTCCATACAGCAGCTGAACCAGGTTACCCAACAGAATGCTGCCGTAGCCGAAACAGTTTCTGCCAATGCAGAAGAGTTGGCAAGTAAAGTTTCCCAACTGGAAGAAGCAATAGCCTACTTTAAGTTGAACGAATAG
- a CDS encoding TldD/PmbA family protein, whose product MAIWLLSGVTFRASAQDKLEGILQNELGKVYDGLKQQTQPPYFIDFRVNQMKMWMLQFSSGSLTGDQNVATRVLTVGMRVGSYQRDNSHSTGDDGENSFRQGYSFPQLLPIEDDSLAISQSVWLTSDLAFKQARQSFKGMETKPTDDKEGSKIADFSQAKPVQYFEPDTMPAPSAAELDRWKDELRTLSAFVAKDTNVVNSEAILLIMNERIYYLNTEGARVVQNRPRLQLQLMATVRTVGGNLAPLFKSYYATSLNEFPSNEVLMKDAADLANLLSQLRTAPQAEPYAGPVMLSPEAAGVFFHEIFGHRVEGQRLNNENDGQTFKDKIGKKVLFPGLSVVFDPTASTLDGVKLFGNYKYDDQGVLGQPVTVVDKGVLKNFLMSRTPTEGIAQSNGHGRAQMGRAPFSRQSNLFVKFSSGDSDAELRKLLIKECRKQGKAYGYYFKEVYGGFTTTMRFSPNVFNILPTVVYRIYADGRPDELVRGVTLIGTPLAVFSEIVANGDRSGVFNGFCTAESGSIPVATISPALVIKKIETQKMPEESVVLPQLSSPIVKP is encoded by the coding sequence ATGGCAATCTGGTTGCTTAGCGGCGTCACTTTTCGTGCTTCGGCACAGGATAAGCTTGAGGGAATTCTTCAAAATGAGCTGGGGAAGGTTTACGATGGACTTAAGCAGCAAACCCAGCCGCCTTACTTTATCGACTTTAGGGTAAACCAAATGAAGATGTGGATGCTGCAGTTCTCCTCGGGCAGCCTTACCGGCGATCAGAACGTGGCAACTCGGGTTCTTACCGTTGGAATGCGCGTAGGTAGCTACCAGCGCGACAATAGCCACTCCACCGGCGATGATGGCGAAAATTCATTTAGGCAGGGCTACTCTTTTCCGCAGCTCCTGCCCATTGAGGACGACTCGCTGGCCATCAGTCAGAGCGTTTGGCTTACGTCGGACCTTGCTTTTAAGCAGGCACGGCAATCGTTTAAGGGAATGGAAACCAAACCTACCGACGATAAGGAGGGGAGCAAGATAGCCGACTTTTCGCAGGCAAAACCGGTGCAATACTTTGAGCCTGATACCATGCCAGCACCATCTGCTGCTGAGCTCGACCGGTGGAAGGACGAATTGCGGACTCTTTCGGCATTTGTTGCCAAGGATACCAACGTGGTAAACAGCGAGGCGATTTTACTTATTATGAACGAACGAATCTATTACCTCAATACCGAGGGAGCGCGGGTTGTTCAAAATAGACCACGGCTCCAGCTGCAGCTCATGGCCACCGTGAGAACGGTTGGCGGAAACCTAGCCCCACTCTTTAAATCATACTACGCCACCAGCCTAAATGAATTTCCATCGAATGAGGTGCTTATGAAGGATGCTGCCGACTTGGCTAACCTGCTAAGCCAGCTGCGCACCGCACCACAGGCGGAACCCTATGCGGGGCCGGTAATGCTATCGCCGGAGGCGGCAGGAGTATTCTTCCACGAAATATTTGGACATAGGGTGGAGGGGCAGCGGCTCAACAATGAGAACGACGGTCAAACCTTCAAGGATAAGATCGGCAAAAAAGTTCTCTTTCCCGGATTAAGCGTGGTGTTCGACCCCACTGCAAGCACCCTCGATGGTGTAAAGCTATTTGGCAACTACAAGTACGACGACCAAGGCGTATTGGGCCAGCCGGTTACCGTTGTTGATAAGGGTGTGCTTAAGAATTTCTTGATGTCGCGCACTCCAACCGAGGGAATTGCACAATCGAATGGACATGGCAGGGCACAAATGGGTAGAGCGCCCTTTAGCCGACAATCGAACCTCTTCGTTAAGTTCTCCAGCGGCGATAGCGATGCCGAATTGCGCAAGCTGCTCATCAAGGAGTGCCGCAAGCAGGGGAAGGCATATGGATACTACTTTAAGGAGGTGTATGGCGGCTTTACCACCACCATGCGCTTTTCACCCAACGTGTTTAACATTCTTCCCACCGTGGTCTATCGCATCTACGCAGATGGTCGTCCTGACGAGCTGGTGAGAGGTGTAACCCTCATTGGAACACCCCTGGCCGTATTCTCCGAAATTGTGGCCAATGGCGATAGAAGTGGTGTATTCAACGGCTTTTGCACTGCCGAATCGGGCTCCATACCAGTGGCCACCATCAGTCCGGCACTGGTTATAAAGAAGATTGAAACACAGAAAATGCCCGAGGAGTCGGTGGTATTGCCCCAACTCTCGTCACCAATAGTTAAACCGTAA
- a CDS encoding metallopeptidase TldD-related protein gives MRTIAISIILFIFSIASVDTLSAQSASAASDSVVMKALRDEIYRNLNQLKSPEAGKPCYISYMLLRGTRAEANGYLGALVNSTSSQLNDYYLRLLMGSFQTTDENFNDPYAQRSSRATTSVSTPLDDNYWGIRRAFWWNTDNVFRSASQTYSNKLKVLKDKTLPAEYKNLPDYTSAVPLKADFTHGEVFEPNLPQLELLAREVSSVFRTQPQVINSDVSISAVNAIAYVVTTEGTEIKIPLNLAVATIRASVYSNDGQPMSDKLIYVARFTNQLPVADTMKQHAQELVDYLVKLKDAKVETEAYTGPVMLYQQVVASAFGATLFAGTTPLVAYREPIVNSFSKMLTVNGSGSIELKLGKRVVSKDISVVLKPHIRYFKKVELLGSYDVDGEGVVPPDELVLVENGVLKNLISNRVPTPKVRTSNGHHRIYLSGYGTSSFTDGPGVAFITTDAPKSHEELMQMLKDEMEAKGLDHAYVIRPLISSCTSSPFCYYRFDLATGKETLVRSIEASDITLNSMNKILGCGDGQFLSNYLLKSYGMGTDNSDGLPVSIVAPNTILLQELTLDPQASSFNTDAPLLDNPVGGDDGE, from the coding sequence ATGCGAACAATTGCCATATCTATAATACTTTTCATTTTCTCGATTGCCTCTGTTGACACGCTATCGGCACAGAGTGCTAGCGCTGCCTCCGATTCGGTGGTGATGAAGGCGCTGCGCGATGAGATTTATCGGAACCTGAACCAGCTGAAGAGCCCCGAGGCCGGAAAGCCCTGCTACATCAGCTACATGCTTTTACGCGGAACGCGCGCTGAGGCCAACGGTTATCTTGGTGCCTTAGTCAACAGCACTAGCAGCCAACTTAACGATTACTACCTACGGTTGCTCATGGGAAGCTTTCAAACTACCGATGAGAACTTTAACGACCCATACGCTCAGCGCAGCTCTAGGGCTACCACAAGCGTAAGCACGCCGCTCGACGACAACTACTGGGGCATCAGACGGGCGTTCTGGTGGAACACCGACAATGTGTTTCGTTCAGCATCCCAAACCTACAGCAACAAGCTGAAGGTGCTCAAGGATAAGACTCTTCCCGCGGAGTATAAGAATTTGCCCGATTACACTTCGGCAGTGCCATTGAAGGCCGATTTTACCCATGGCGAGGTTTTCGAACCCAACCTGCCTCAGCTGGAATTGTTGGCCAGAGAGGTTTCGTCGGTATTTAGGACGCAGCCACAGGTTATCAATTCCGATGTGTCAATTTCGGCGGTAAATGCCATTGCCTATGTGGTAACTACCGAGGGAACTGAGATTAAAATTCCACTGAACTTAGCCGTTGCAACCATTAGGGCTAGCGTATACTCCAACGATGGCCAACCAATGAGCGATAAGCTAATATATGTGGCTCGATTCACCAATCAGCTGCCCGTGGCCGATACCATGAAGCAGCATGCTCAGGAGCTGGTCGACTATTTGGTGAAGCTGAAGGATGCTAAAGTTGAAACCGAAGCCTATACCGGTCCGGTAATGCTCTACCAGCAAGTGGTTGCTTCGGCCTTTGGTGCCACGCTCTTTGCTGGCACAACGCCGCTGGTGGCCTACAGGGAGCCCATTGTAAATAGCTTTTCAAAAATGCTTACGGTAAATGGCAGCGGATCTATTGAGTTGAAGCTCGGTAAACGCGTCGTTTCCAAAGATATTTCGGTGGTGCTGAAGCCACACATTCGGTATTTCAAAAAGGTTGAGCTGCTTGGCAGCTACGATGTGGATGGCGAGGGAGTTGTTCCTCCCGACGAGCTGGTTCTCGTGGAGAATGGTGTGCTAAAGAACCTTATAAGCAACCGTGTTCCAACACCTAAGGTGAGGACATCGAATGGCCACCACCGCATTTACCTCAGCGGGTACGGAACATCATCCTTTACCGATGGGCCGGGAGTAGCCTTTATTACCACCGATGCACCCAAAAGCCATGAGGAGCTGATGCAGATGTTGAAGGATGAGATGGAGGCGAAGGGGCTCGACCATGCCTACGTTATTCGGCCCTTGATTAGCAGCTGCACCTCCAGCCCATTTTGCTACTACCGGTTCGATTTGGCTACCGGCAAGGAGACGCTGGTTCGCTCCATAGAGGCTAGCGACATCACCCTCAACAGCATGAACAAGATTCTTGGGTGTGGTGATGGCCAATTTCTGTCGAACTATCTCCTTAAATCGTATGGAATGGGAACAGATAATTCAGACGGGTTGCCGGTTTCCATTGTTGCTCCAAATACAATTCTGCTGCAGGAGCTGACGCTCGATCCTCAGGCCTCCTCATTCAACACCGATGCTCCGCTGCTGGATAATCCGGTTGGAGGAGACGATGGCGAGTAG
- a CDS encoding heavy-metal-associated domain-containing protein — protein sequence MKTLEFKTNVNCGGCIAKVTPFLNEAEGVASWKVDTTNPLKILTVETENLSPEDIQAILTKAGYRAETM from the coding sequence ATGAAAACGCTAGAGTTTAAAACCAACGTCAACTGCGGCGGATGCATAGCCAAGGTAACCCCATTTTTGAATGAAGCCGAAGGCGTTGCCTCCTGGAAGGTGGACACCACCAACCCGCTAAAGATTCTTACTGTAGAGACCGAAAACCTCTCACCGGAAGATATTCAAGCCATACTTACTAAGGCAGGTTACCGAGCAGAAACAATGTAA